The following coding sequences lie in one Flavobacterium sediminis genomic window:
- a CDS encoding glycosyltransferase family 9 protein, translating to MSNLAKINIFRRKITKGLTRNIGKNRFIVKGVTPKKILIVRPNHRLGNTLLITPLILEISKQFPDSKIDLFVKGTVANVLFENYTQVDQILCLPKKHFKELFLYFKTWFRLRLKKYDLVINTTKGSSSGRLATKLSRAPYKFYGEIEDNPYNKLPDYEHFAKFPVYNFWAYLELSGRAIPEKNIPVLSLKLSAEELQNGQEKLHEIIPDKNKPTIAIFTFATGDKCYSEQWWEKLYQAMLAEFKDYNLIEILPVENISQIQHKAPTYYSKDIREITAVMANTSIFIGADSGMMHLSVSSGTTTIGLFHVTDPTRYGPYGNKNCSLNTTGLSTEEIIKEIKDRL from the coding sequence ATGAGTAACCTGGCAAAAATTAATATTTTCAGAAGAAAAATAACGAAAGGATTAACCCGGAATATCGGTAAAAATCGATTTATCGTTAAAGGTGTTACCCCTAAAAAAATCCTGATTGTCAGACCTAATCACCGTCTTGGAAATACATTACTTATTACGCCTCTTATTTTGGAAATATCAAAGCAGTTCCCGGACAGTAAGATAGACTTATTCGTTAAAGGTACGGTAGCCAATGTTCTTTTTGAAAATTACACTCAAGTAGATCAAATTCTATGTCTCCCTAAAAAACATTTTAAAGAACTTTTTTTATATTTCAAAACCTGGTTCAGACTAAGGCTAAAAAAATATGACTTGGTGATCAATACAACAAAAGGTTCGTCATCCGGAAGACTGGCGACTAAACTTTCCAGAGCTCCTTACAAATTTTACGGAGAAATTGAAGACAATCCATACAACAAACTACCGGATTATGAACATTTTGCTAAATTTCCGGTCTACAATTTCTGGGCGTATTTAGAACTTTCCGGAAGAGCAATCCCGGAAAAAAACATTCCTGTTTTATCGTTAAAACTTTCTGCTGAAGAGTTGCAAAACGGACAAGAGAAACTACATGAAATCATTCCCGACAAAAACAAACCTACTATTGCCATTTTCACTTTTGCTACAGGAGACAAATGTTATTCCGAACAGTGGTGGGAAAAACTATACCAAGCTATGTTGGCAGAATTCAAAGATTACAACCTGATTGAAATTCTTCCTGTTGAAAACATTTCTCAGATCCAGCATAAAGCACCTACTTATTACAGTAAAGACATCCGTGAAATTACAGCCGTAATGGCTAATACAAGTATCTTTATCGGTGCTGATAGCGGTATGATGCATTTATCCGTTTCTAGTGGTACCACGACAATCGGTTTATTCCATGTAACTGACCCGACCCGTTATGGCCCTTACGGCAATAAAAATTGCAGTTTAAACACAACCGGTTTATCTACTGAAGAAATTATAAAAGAGATCAAAGATCGATTATAG
- the murQ gene encoding N-acetylmuramic acid 6-phosphate etherase, with protein MSFTKTTEQTSKYNHLEKMSVADVLTNINNEDKTVPFAVEKAIRQIESLVTAITEQMRKGGRLFYIGAGTSGRLGIVDASECPPTFGVPFDQVIGLIAGGDTAIRRAVEFAEDDTEQAWEDLRACKINENDVVIGIAASGTTPYVIGGLEKCNANHITTGCITCNQGSPLAQVAKFPVEIVVGPEFVTGSSRMKAGTAQKLVLNMISTTVMIQLGRVKGNKMVDMQLSNTKLVDRGIKMLIEELNITYEKAQTLLEKHGNVRNAINHYQSLK; from the coding sequence ATGAGTTTTACCAAAACTACCGAACAAACTTCAAAATACAACCATTTGGAAAAAATGTCGGTTGCTGATGTATTGACAAATATCAACAATGAGGATAAAACCGTACCGTTTGCTGTTGAAAAAGCCATTCGTCAGATAGAAAGCTTAGTGACAGCTATAACTGAACAGATGAGAAAAGGAGGGCGTTTATTTTACATCGGAGCCGGTACTTCCGGGCGTCTGGGAATTGTAGATGCTTCTGAATGTCCGCCTACATTTGGCGTTCCCTTTGATCAGGTTATCGGTTTAATTGCCGGAGGAGATACCGCTATAAGACGTGCTGTTGAATTTGCCGAAGACGATACCGAACAAGCCTGGGAGGACTTACGAGCCTGTAAAATAAATGAAAATGATGTTGTCATTGGAATTGCAGCTTCCGGAACTACTCCTTATGTGATCGGTGGACTGGAAAAATGCAATGCAAATCACATTACAACAGGATGTATCACTTGTAATCAAGGTAGTCCTTTAGCTCAAGTTGCTAAATTCCCTGTCGAAATAGTAGTAGGTCCTGAATTTGTTACGGGAAGCAGCCGTATGAAAGCCGGAACAGCTCAGAAACTAGTCCTGAACATGATCTCTACAACCGTTATGATACAACTAGGTCGTGTTAAGGGCAATAAAATGGTAGACATGCAACTGAGCAATACTAAATTAGTCGACAGAGGTATTAAAATGCTTATAGAGGAACTAAACATTACTTATGAAAAAGCACAGACGTTGTTAGAAAAACACGGTAACGTTCGCAATGCGATCAACCATTATCAATCTTTAAAATAA
- a CDS encoding GNAT family N-acetyltransferase has protein sequence MIEIKSFQPEYREAFKQLNLHWIEKYFKVEDPDIKALTHPEEYILEKGGEIFTALYKKEPVGVVAIIKVDDTTYELAKMAVAENHQGKSISNYLIQACIAYAKDHKARKIILYTNSSLKPAIHLYKKFGFTEHPIENNQYDRADIYMTLDL, from the coding sequence ATGATAGAGATCAAAAGTTTTCAGCCGGAATATAGAGAAGCTTTCAAACAATTAAATCTTCATTGGATCGAAAAATATTTCAAAGTCGAAGACCCCGATATTAAAGCACTCACCCATCCCGAAGAATATATTCTAGAAAAAGGAGGTGAGATCTTTACCGCTCTGTACAAAAAAGAGCCGGTGGGAGTTGTCGCTATTATAAAAGTCGATGACACTACCTACGAATTAGCTAAAATGGCTGTAGCAGAGAACCATCAGGGAAAAAGCATTTCTAATTATTTAATTCAGGCTTGTATTGCTTATGCTAAAGATCATAAGGCACGTAAAATCATTCTGTATACGAACTCTTCTTTAAAACCGGCCATTCATCTTTACAAAAAATTCGGTTTTACGGAACACCCCATTGAAAATAATCAATACGACAGAGCAGATATTTATATGACGCTGGATTTATAA
- a CDS encoding DUF6452 family protein, whose amino-acid sequence MKKYSIISLMILFAVSFWNCEKDDLCADGTVTTPQLVIEFYDATNTTEIKEVTGIAYFETSVNDTLSESSVTQILLPLKTNADQVTFKLILNGNDEDTSDDIEDILTIDYTREDIYISRACGYKTNFNLTGVTLNSTNWINNYTIEQSSITNEDEVHLKLYF is encoded by the coding sequence ATGAAGAAATATAGTATTATAAGTTTAATGATCCTTTTTGCTGTTTCATTCTGGAATTGTGAAAAAGACGACCTTTGTGCTGACGGAACAGTTACTACCCCTCAATTAGTTATTGAGTTCTATGATGCCACTAACACAACCGAAATAAAAGAAGTTACAGGTATTGCTTACTTCGAAACCTCCGTGAACGATACCCTCTCGGAATCTTCCGTAACACAGATCTTGCTTCCGTTAAAAACCAATGCCGATCAGGTCACTTTTAAACTCATTTTAAACGGTAATGATGAAGATACTTCAGATGATATTGAAGATATTCTTACGATAGATTATACCAGAGAGGATATTTACATATCAAGAGCCTGTGGTTATAAAACTAATTTTAACCTCACCGGAGTTACTCTTAATTCTACTAATTGGATTAACAACTATACCATTGAACAATCCAGCATAACTAACGAAGATGAAGTACACCTTAAATTATATTTTTAG
- a CDS encoding DUF6048 family protein, with protein MKYTLNYIFSFIALILVTQINAQDSIKTYPQRYGLRIGVDLHRLSKSFYDSNYKGLELVGDYRLTNKFYIAGEIGNEEKTVDDDRFNFTTNGSYFKIGFDYNAYENWLDMENMIYTGMRVGISTFSHTLDSYKIYDPLNYYGENIVTPGQKFDGLSASWIEVIGGIKAELFNNVFLGFSVRLNYLVSNKKPDNFDNLFIPGYNRTYEGKFGAGFNYTLSYFIPIYKKKK; from the coding sequence ATGAAGTACACCTTAAATTATATTTTTAGTTTTATCGCACTTATTTTGGTCACACAGATCAATGCACAGGACTCCATTAAAACGTATCCTCAACGTTACGGATTGCGTATAGGAGTTGATTTACATCGTTTATCAAAATCTTTCTATGATTCAAATTATAAAGGTTTAGAATTAGTTGGAGATTATCGCCTGACCAATAAATTCTACATTGCAGGTGAAATCGGTAACGAAGAAAAAACCGTTGATGACGACCGTTTTAACTTTACAACAAACGGTTCATACTTTAAGATCGGTTTTGATTATAATGCTTACGAGAACTGGCTGGATATGGAAAATATGATCTATACCGGAATGCGGGTAGGTATCAGCACTTTTTCACATACTCTGGACAGCTATAAAATATATGATCCTCTTAATTATTACGGAGAGAACATTGTTACTCCGGGACAAAAATTTGATGGGTTAAGTGCCAGTTGGATCGAAGTTATCGGCGGTATTAAGGCTGAACTATTTAATAACGTGTTCTTAGGCTTTTCTGTCCGCTTAAATTATTTGGTTTCCAATAAAAAACCGGATAATTTTGATAACCTTTTTATTCCGGGCTATAACAGAACCTATGAAGGTAAATTCGGAGCAGGATTTAATTACACATTAAGTTATTTCATCCCTATTTACAAGAAGAAAAAATAA
- a CDS encoding ZIP family metal transporter, translated as MPYSIYIFPLLSVLLGYAVALFLKPKNKRNLKLLLAFSGSFLLSLTVMHLLPEVYESDLQHIEGHHHHHHSAVGIYIMIGIVFQIILEYLSKGAEHGHVHTHDHLHKMPWLLFFSLCIHALLEGMPISNDNHLAFGIAIHHFPIAIILTSFFVNAHLKAKAIFFFMFVFAFMTPIGTYLAENLEFLTHYYTQIAGIVIGILFHISSTIIFESSEGHKFNLAKLSVIILGIILAYFM; from the coding sequence ATGCCTTACTCAATTTATATATTCCCCTTATTATCCGTTCTATTAGGATATGCCGTTGCCCTGTTTTTAAAGCCTAAAAATAAGCGCAATCTAAAACTTTTATTAGCTTTTAGTGGTTCCTTTTTATTATCCCTTACTGTAATGCACTTACTTCCGGAGGTCTATGAATCTGATTTACAACACATCGAAGGCCACCACCATCACCACCATAGTGCTGTGGGTATTTATATTATGATCGGGATTGTATTTCAAATCATTCTGGAATATTTGTCTAAAGGTGCCGAACACGGTCATGTACATACTCATGATCATCTTCACAAAATGCCTTGGTTATTATTTTTCAGTTTATGTATACATGCATTATTAGAAGGAATGCCTATCAGTAATGACAATCATTTGGCTTTCGGCATTGCAATACACCACTTCCCTATCGCTATAATTTTGACCTCCTTTTTTGTGAATGCCCATTTAAAAGCTAAAGCAATTTTCTTCTTTATGTTCGTATTCGCTTTTATGACTCCCATAGGAACTTATTTAGCCGAGAACCTTGAATTCCTAACCCATTATTACACTCAGATCGCAGGAATTGTAATTGGTATTCTATTTCATATCTCATCTACTATTATTTTTGAAAGTAGTGAAGGACATAAATTTAATCTTGCAAAATTGAGTGTCATCATTTTAGGAATTATTTTAGCCTATTTTATGTAA
- a CDS encoding class I SAM-dependent DNA methyltransferase — MTENTKSNTQNWFASWFDTPYYHILYKDRDYNEAQHFMDNLTQYLNLPENAKILDLACGKGRHSIYLNSLGYDVTGIDLSENSIKEASKATNETLHFKVHDMRLQSDEKYDAIFNLFTSFGYFEDDTDNLKTLKAIHNSLNETGFACIDFMNVDYVIEHLVPEETKVVENIEFHIKRYVKDNHIFKEIDFFADGYQHHFVEKVQALRLEDFESMMEEAGIYLLDIFGNYKLQKFFRKQSERLIMIFK; from the coding sequence ATGACTGAAAATACAAAATCAAACACTCAAAATTGGTTTGCATCTTGGTTTGATACGCCTTATTATCATATTTTATACAAAGACAGAGATTATAATGAAGCACAGCACTTCATGGACAATCTAACGCAATATCTGAATTTACCTGAAAATGCTAAAATATTAGATCTGGCCTGCGGAAAAGGCAGACATTCTATTTATTTAAACTCTTTAGGTTACGACGTTACCGGTATTGATCTTTCAGAAAACAGTATCAAAGAAGCATCAAAAGCTACTAATGAAACTTTGCATTTTAAAGTTCATGACATGCGTTTACAATCTGACGAAAAATACGATGCTATCTTTAATTTGTTTACCAGTTTCGGATATTTTGAAGATGACACTGACAATTTAAAAACCTTAAAAGCTATTCATAATAGTTTGAACGAAACAGGATTTGCCTGTATTGACTTTATGAATGTGGATTATGTGATTGAACATTTAGTACCGGAAGAAACCAAAGTAGTGGAAAACATTGAATTCCATATCAAAAGATATGTAAAAGACAATCATATTTTTAAAGAGATTGACTTTTTTGCAGACGGCTATCAGCACCATTTTGTAGAAAAAGTACAAGCTTTACGTTTAGAAGATTTTGAATCCATGATGGAAGAAGCCGGAATTTATCTATTAGATATTTTCGGCAACTACAAATTGCAAAAATTCTTTAGAAAGCAATCAGAACGTTTAATTATGATCTTTAAATAA
- a CDS encoding alkaline phosphatase PhoX codes for MKTNTKLLSILALAGIMASCNNDDDSSATTEPNLQPVLASHSETPVFLTKKTGFENLQIYSLLSSEDQLVDSPNFVYGSMADGAGLLKNDDGTFTLINNIEADYSISRISLDKTFKPVKGEYILNAAATANTAMCSGTLITPEEHGFGPLYLSGGEWGGSSKNVFATDPFRNAEDAELGTVLPALGQWDTENAVPLGKDAFTDKTVVIIGDDKADNNTPKGQLAMYVGNRGDLAGGNLYGLKVTTAGVTYEMDMQEGQSYDVEFVEYTERTYNELENESAALGIMGFSRVEDIDYRKGSGANNREFYFAVTGRKSSGLVGKGTSYGRIYKVVLDANSPLAGTITCVLDGDNATGAAKQFHSPDNLCVTDNYVYIQEDPNGYFDTADKTHFAQLYQYNIQTGALKVVLECDQNTAEAAGYGSASSVWELTGMIDISDTVGIEGTFLIITQNHGWTDPAFTDVNANPNSTSSEGSILHIIKGLER; via the coding sequence ATGAAAACCAACACAAAATTATTGTCGATCTTAGCATTAGCGGGGATTATGGCATCATGTAACAACGATGATGATTCATCTGCTACAACAGAACCTAACTTACAACCGGTTTTAGCCAGTCATTCAGAAACACCGGTGTTCTTAACCAAAAAAACAGGATTTGAAAACCTTCAGATCTACTCTTTATTAAGTTCAGAAGATCAATTAGTAGATTCACCTAACTTCGTTTATGGTTCAATGGCTGACGGAGCGGGTTTGCTTAAGAATGATGACGGGACTTTTACCTTAATCAACAATATTGAAGCTGATTATTCTATTTCAAGAATTTCATTAGACAAAACTTTTAAACCTGTAAAAGGAGAATACATATTGAATGCAGCAGCTACAGCTAATACAGCAATGTGTTCAGGAACTTTAATTACTCCGGAAGAACATGGTTTCGGACCATTATATCTATCAGGTGGAGAATGGGGTGGTTCTTCTAAAAACGTTTTTGCAACGGATCCGTTCAGAAATGCTGAAGATGCTGAATTAGGTACTGTTTTACCGGCTTTAGGTCAATGGGATACTGAAAATGCAGTACCACTGGGAAAAGATGCTTTTACGGATAAAACAGTAGTGATTATCGGAGACGATAAGGCAGATAATAACACACCGAAAGGACAGTTAGCAATGTATGTAGGGAACCGAGGTGATTTGGCTGGAGGAAACTTATATGGATTAAAAGTGACTACAGCAGGTGTTACTTACGAAATGGATATGCAGGAAGGTCAGTCGTATGACGTAGAATTCGTAGAATATACAGAGAGAACTTATAACGAATTAGAGAATGAATCAGCAGCTTTAGGAATCATGGGATTCTCAAGAGTAGAAGACATTGATTACAGAAAAGGTTCAGGAGCAAATAACAGAGAGTTTTACTTTGCCGTTACCGGTCGTAAAAGTAGTGGCTTAGTGGGTAAAGGAACTTCTTACGGGCGTATCTATAAAGTAGTATTGGATGCTAACAGTCCGTTGGCAGGTACGATTACTTGTGTGTTAGACGGAGATAATGCTACAGGTGCTGCAAAACAATTCCACAGTCCTGATAATTTATGTGTAACGGATAATTATGTGTACATCCAGGAAGATCCGAACGGTTATTTTGATACAGCAGATAAAACTCACTTTGCACAATTGTACCAATATAATATTCAAACAGGAGCCTTAAAAGTTGTTTTAGAATGTGATCAGAATACTGCTGAAGCTGCAGGTTATGGTTCTGCTTCAAGTGTTTGGGAGTTAACAGGGATGATCGACATTTCTGATACTGTAGGAATTGAAGGGACATTCTTGATCATTACACAAAACCACGGTTGGACAGATCCTGCCTTTACAGATGTGAATGCAAATCCTAACTCAACTTCAAGTGAGGGTAGTATTTTGCATATAATCAAAGGATTAGAAAGATAA
- a CDS encoding DUF1572 family protein — MAIDPKNYTESVYKQMLYYKALAEKAMEQISEEQLFVSYNDNSNSIALIIKHLAGNMLSRWTDFLTSDGEKEWRNRDAEFENDINSKEAVMALWNKGWNVFLDTLKSLKPDDLSKIVYIRNQGHTVVDAINRQLAHYPYHVGQIVFCAKLLKETEWNSLSIPKNRSKDYNAEKFSEEKRIKHFTDDELKNLK; from the coding sequence ATGGCGATAGATCCTAAGAATTATACCGAAAGTGTTTATAAGCAAATGTTGTATTACAAGGCACTTGCCGAAAAAGCCATGGAACAAATTTCTGAAGAACAATTATTTGTATCGTATAACGACAATAGTAATTCTATAGCATTAATTATAAAACATTTAGCCGGTAATATGCTTTCCCGTTGGACAGATTTTCTTACAAGCGACGGGGAGAAAGAATGGCGTAACCGGGATGCTGAGTTTGAAAATGATATTAATTCTAAAGAAGCAGTAATGGCTCTCTGGAATAAAGGCTGGAACGTTTTTTTAGACACCCTTAAAAGTTTAAAACCGGATGATCTGAGTAAAATTGTTTACATCCGCAATCAGGGACATACTGTTGTTGATGCAATAAACAGACAACTAGCTCATTACCCTTACCACGTGGGACAAATCGTGTTTTGTGCTAAATTGCTTAAAGAAACAGAGTGGAATAGCTTATCCATTCCGAAAAACAGATCAAAAGATTACAATGCTGAAAAATTTTCAGAAGAAAAAAGGATAAAGCATTTCACTGATGATGAATTAAAGAACTTAAAATAG
- a CDS encoding cytochrome-c peroxidase, which translates to MKKRLIISFSLKAICLYSLFPSFVSCTDRKEFEPQEEKVVLEQFYKQQLENTFEELDSIVLTQDIAEKKEHFWKARKAFKTIEPILAFLDFENYNYLNQANLLKIDEEDATDIKIKNPVGFQVIEESLYGDNPDEKALKELIYKTSQRVKFLRKNHSLQFVKPHQVLWMIRDGFLRASLLGVTAFDVPESAQTLQEVSWVYDGVLKIITVYTSEFNQKELVQNWQSQIEGTQKKLATSQFDTFNFYQYYKDDVHSKLKLWQKTVQDWKVTFPFQQAIAYDADNLFANTTFNVGYFMDKPDFKLKQEEVTLGKMLFEDSTLSGNGQLSCASCHKQELFLTDGLAKSPGTNRNSPTLFYAALQKGFFHDKRTGSLQGQIIDVVENPNEFHTNLNTVETKVKEHKTYQEKFQQVFGEEVSNVLIREAIASYIASLSPFSSKFDQSMQSEEVVLTPQEINGFNVFMGKGKCATCHFAPLFNGTVPMAYKESELELLGVPKTKDTIHPVLDDDKGRYNLFKTEQRKYFFKTPTVRNSAQTAPYMHNGVYTNLEEVIDFYNKGGGQGLGFDLEYQTLPFDNLQLTSQEKENLVMFLHTLTDGLK; encoded by the coding sequence ATGAAAAAAAGGTTAATTATTTCCTTTTCCTTAAAGGCTATATGTTTATATAGCCTTTTCCCATCTTTTGTGAGTTGTACAGATCGAAAGGAGTTTGAACCGCAAGAGGAAAAGGTTGTGTTGGAACAATTTTATAAGCAGCAGCTAGAAAATACTTTTGAAGAGTTAGATTCAATAGTATTGACACAAGATATAGCTGAAAAAAAAGAACATTTCTGGAAAGCAAGAAAAGCTTTTAAAACAATTGAACCGATTTTAGCTTTTTTGGATTTTGAGAATTACAATTATCTCAATCAGGCCAATTTGCTAAAGATTGACGAAGAAGATGCGACAGATATAAAAATTAAAAACCCGGTTGGCTTTCAGGTAATAGAGGAATCATTATATGGTGATAACCCCGATGAAAAAGCTTTGAAAGAACTAATTTATAAAACCAGTCAAAGGGTAAAATTTTTGCGAAAAAATCATTCCCTGCAATTTGTCAAGCCGCATCAGGTATTATGGATGATTCGGGATGGATTTTTACGGGCTTCTCTTTTAGGTGTTACAGCATTTGATGTGCCTGAAAGTGCTCAAACTTTACAGGAAGTAAGTTGGGTATACGACGGAGTTTTAAAGATCATTACAGTTTATACCTCCGAATTTAATCAAAAAGAATTGGTGCAAAATTGGCAAAGCCAAATTGAGGGGACACAAAAAAAATTAGCAACGTCTCAATTTGATACTTTTAATTTCTATCAGTATTATAAGGATGACGTACACTCAAAGCTGAAGTTATGGCAAAAAACGGTTCAGGACTGGAAAGTGACTTTCCCGTTTCAGCAGGCAATAGCGTATGATGCAGATAATTTGTTTGCGAACACAACATTTAATGTCGGCTATTTTATGGATAAGCCTGATTTTAAGTTAAAACAGGAAGAAGTCACTTTAGGAAAAATGCTCTTTGAAGATTCGACACTTTCCGGTAATGGTCAGTTAAGTTGTGCAAGTTGCCATAAACAAGAGCTTTTTTTAACGGATGGTTTAGCAAAATCACCGGGGACGAACAGAAATTCTCCGACACTTTTTTATGCAGCTTTACAAAAAGGCTTCTTTCACGACAAGCGCACCGGAAGTTTACAAGGACAAATTATAGATGTAGTGGAGAATCCGAATGAGTTTCATACGAATTTAAATACGGTAGAAACAAAGGTAAAGGAGCATAAAACGTATCAGGAAAAATTTCAACAGGTATTTGGCGAAGAGGTGTCAAATGTTCTGATCCGTGAAGCAATAGCATCTTATATCGCTTCATTGAGTCCTTTTAGTTCAAAATTTGATCAAAGTATGCAATCAGAAGAAGTTGTTCTCACTCCGCAAGAAATAAACGGTTTTAATGTTTTTATGGGAAAAGGAAAATGTGCAACCTGCCATTTTGCACCGTTGTTTAACGGAACTGTTCCTATGGCTTATAAAGAATCAGAACTGGAATTACTAGGAGTGCCTAAAACAAAAGATACGATACATCCGGTTTTAGATGATGATAAAGGAAGATACAACTTGTTTAAAACTGAACAGCGAAAATATTTTTTTAAAACGCCTACGGTACGCAACAGCGCTCAAACAGCACCTTATATGCACAATGGTGTTTATACGAATTTAGAAGAAGTAATTGATTTTTATAATAAAGGAGGCGGACAAGGGTTAGGTTTTGATCTGGAATACCAGACTTTGCCTTTTGATAATTTGCAGTTAACTTCTCAGGAAAAAGAAAATTTAGTAATGTTTTTACATACTTTAACCGACGGGTTAAAGTAA
- a CDS encoding DUF6095 family protein — protein MATNKKILLKGIRVLALSLPLLFIGPVVINSAFKNKENPLYPYVLGLGIIICGFSIFLIFKGINTLIKSLFDGDRS, from the coding sequence ATGGCTACAAATAAAAAAATACTATTAAAAGGTATTAGAGTCTTAGCACTGTCTTTACCCTTACTCTTCATCGGACCTGTGGTAATTAACAGTGCTTTTAAAAACAAAGAGAATCCTTTGTATCCTTACGTTTTAGGATTAGGAATTATTATTTGCGGATTTTCAATTTTTTTGATTTTCAAAGGCATTAATACCCTGATTAAAAGCTTATTTGATGGCGATAGATCCTAA
- a CDS encoding DNA topoisomerase IV, with protein MKKLLLLIPFIMASCYNQKRNCTDFKTGKFEFSQEIDGKTETSVFVRNDSLQIETFRGKTDTSAVRWINDCEFVLQKLHPKNRAEKKAIHMKIVTTNENGYIFEYAFIGDTKKQRGTVNRLN; from the coding sequence ATGAAAAAACTTCTACTACTTATACCTTTTATTATGGCTTCTTGTTACAATCAGAAGCGCAATTGTACTGACTTTAAGACCGGTAAATTTGAATTTTCACAGGAAATTGACGGTAAGACCGAAACTTCCGTCTTTGTTCGTAACGATTCTTTGCAAATAGAAACGTTCAGAGGTAAAACAGATACCTCTGCTGTCAGATGGATCAATGATTGTGAATTTGTCCTGCAAAAATTACACCCTAAAAACAGAGCTGAGAAAAAAGCAATACACATGAAAATAGTGACCACTAATGAAAACGGTTATATTTTTGAGTATGCTTTTATAGGTGATACTAAAAAGCAACGGGGAACTGTAAATCGGCTAAATTAA